One part of the Bactrocera dorsalis isolate Fly_Bdor unplaced genomic scaffold, ASM2337382v1 BdCtg179, whole genome shotgun sequence genome encodes these proteins:
- the LOC105227935 gene encoding uncharacterized protein LOC105227935, whose translation MDSNACSMKQPSKHYKPYGRARTDINNKKTFKQDKKLCNLVEQHPQLYDKGHKGYGQKKATDEAWCTIADSLGKSVSQCKARWEKLRAEYIAYLRSLEADKEQRGRKRQFKETAVAAENKDRSNKNFFEFLRCYMQDMTQKEQSLCHISILQVIQDIKGMTNSASGDGNDPNDEVAIKN comes from the exons ATGGATTCAAACGCTTGTAGCATGAAGCAGCCTTCGAAACATTATAAGCCTTATGGAAGAGCACGTACggatataaacaacaaaaaaacttttaaacaagataaaaaattatgtaatttggTGGAGCAGCATCCGCAGCTGTACGACAAAGGACATAAGGGTTACGGTCAGAAAAAGGCTACAGATGAGGCATGGTGCACGATTGCGGACTCGTTGGGGAAGTCTG TGTCACAATGCAAGGCTCGTTGGGAAAAACTTCGTGCTGAGTACATCGCCTACCTACGTTCCCTTGAAGCCGATAAGGAACAGCGTGGTCGTAAACGTCAATTTAAAGAAACCGCGGTTGCCGCAGAAAATAAAGACCgcagcaataaaaatttttttgaatttctacGTTGCTACATGCAAGATATGACCCAAAAAGAGCAGAGTCTATGCCACATTAGCATTTTACAAGTTATACAAGACATCAAAGGAATGACAAATAGTGCAAGCGGTGATGGCAATGATCCAAACGACGAAGTTGCAATTAAGAATTAA